TATTGCCTGATTGGTTCAACACCATTATGAAGCTAAGGGCCACAAATGCAGCCACACTGATACAAACAGAGATATTCCATTAATATTATACGATAATCACACAGAGTAATCATGCCTCAAGAGCACAATCAGGCTGAAAGCAGACTAAAAAGATGTAGAAGAGTGCAATTACGCATGGTGCTCCATCTTCACCAACTCAGGCACCAATCTTCTGTCATTGGTGGAGGTCAATCAATTTTAAAGACAGTTGGCAGGGTTCTCTACGAGCAGCTTATACATGTCTAGACTTTGACTTGGAGCTATGGGCTAAGTGTCCTGGGGGTGTGATGGAGATCATTGGGATGCTCGGACCATATGCCTATATTAGCTCTCATTACAACAAGGATAATACAGTAAATTGTGTTGCAGCAGTATACCTATCTATATGTATTGTGTCTACAAAAAGACAGACTCGTATAACCATGGAGAAAGAAATTGCCAATGACTGTTCACGCATTTTTTAGGAAACCATGACAGGTggtgtgtgtttcctctttACTGAATCCACTGGTCTTTCAGGTTACCCCTGAGGCAGAGTTCAGAGGATTCAGAACCAGGCCTGTTGTCTATTTTTGAGACGTTTGTGACACAGCTCCAGCCAACCACACATCCCCTCCCACAGCATGTAAGCTTTTTCATATGCAAATTTCTTCTAAGGGTCTTTTGTGTGGTCCTATCTGGGTGTCCTCAAATAGCACATGTGGTTCACCTGACAGATGCatgttctgtctgtttgtttcagTGGTGATAAGAAGACATGTTATTGTTGGGTGTCTTGTAGAGACATAAAGTGCCTCCCCCTTGTCCCATCAGTTACCCGCACACTCCCAACCCCCCCACAATCCTCACATCCCCTCATTGGTCACTACGCTGTTCCCCATTgttagatttctttttgtccttaGAAAATGTGTAGCTATCACCATGATGTCAACTCTCACAGTCTTAATTGATATTCCAAGCATGGACTGGTTAAAATGCAAGCCAATTTCTCAAATTCAACAAGAGAACACAGACACTGGTATTAATTTGTACACTGTTCTAATAATaaggtttaatgaaacatttgcaagacagttttaatttaaaaaaaaaaaaacatgttttgaaatagtagcGCTGTATGCTACTTCAATACATGTGCAGGCATGAGACAATGCATCCTGCGTAGGGAAATGATGGGATGCAACACCAACTCAGTCTAGTTTTGCAGgtgtttaaatgcaaaaaaaatatatgaaactaCTTTTACAAATATAATTAGTGAACTAGGGGAATGTATAATGATTATATAGCAGGCCTACAGCAGTATAAACAATAACTGAAAACTGAAACTTAGCCCGTGAGAAGAAGTCACTTACCATCTATCACAAACAGCGATGAGATAAAAATTGTGCATGCAAGTAATTCAAAATGATTATAGCGAATTAAATCCATGATCGCGACAGGAAATCATCCTGATCGTTGTGTTGAAATCTTGTCATACACGGATCGCTCTGCTCCTATGCCTGCTGCGACTCATCTGATGTCAACTCCAGATCCACTTGATGTAGGCTACACTTCTTCGCTTGATGGAGCACCATCAAGAACCTCCAACACGCATCCAATAATAAAAAGACCACTGAGGCGCATTCAAAAGGCTACACACATTCTCCAGTGCAGATCCACGGGCAGTGACGGACACATGGAGGGAGTTACATCAACCTCAATGCACGGACAGAAGGATATAACTAAATAACTATTAGCATAATAATCAAAGTAATGGGTTTAGATACTCATGGCCTAtccaaaaattataatttacatattTGACTACGTAGCCTAGTTAAAGTAGACCTACGTCTccttggcaaaaaaacaaaaaacaaaacaaattaaacatatttttaaatccgAATATCACAATGTTGGGTAGCGTAATAATAGCCATTGATGTAAAAAATCAATTATTGATCCATTTGTGAGAATTAGCCTAATGGATAACATAAATATGAGTGAGTGAATCAAAGAAAAAGTTATTTCCAGAACCATTGATTACTATattgttgatttgatttaaagatAGGctaattctttaaaaacaaattagaagATCAAAATGCATTTCGACGGTTGATAGCAAGCATTTTTATGGGAGATTTAGAATCAGTTGTTGATATAAAGTATTGCttattttaatgattaaatgCTAAAACTTCTGCCTGTCCTGATCAAAATGAAATCACTTTAGTGTCCaccatagactgtgtattaTCTATGTCTCTATAGATGTCTCTattatctatgtatctatctctGTGGACAGTCTATGGTGTCCACAGAAGCCGCTGGGCGTTCCCATGGCAACGCGACCAGGAAGTTGAACCTCAGAGGAGAGTGGAACGGACggtgtatttttactttttggcaAATAATAGGTTCTTGTTCAAATGACTTTGTCAAAGTTTCGGAATTTGATAGCCGAAACATTAAGATAACATCTCCACCGTGAGTCCAGCATGATGTCTACGTCCATGAGAGCCAGTTCAGCGCCAAGTTCATCGAGGCCGGAGAAAGTGCTGGACACCAGAGGTGACGTTAGCATGAAGTCAGGGGGGTGGCTAGCAGCTTAAGCAGATGgaagataaacaaacagaacaacagTAGTTATTTATACTGGCACGGCACACAGCATCTCACACAGACAGTAAGTATAACGTTGCAGCCACAAACCTTTGCATCGACAATTACAGTCACAAGCACAACTAAGCCTAAGATAAATAACGTCACAAGTCACACTTTCTCCACTCAAACTAACACACTTAAATCCCCGTCACAAGTATCACAACAATAGTCGTAAACAATGGATGTTGTTTACAACTATTGATGGAAAGAACAGTCATAGGAAGattaagttgtgtttttgtaattttaaagaattattgtttagaaggaaaataaagaaaatatacataaaatctCATTGTTTGAAATGCACGGCACATCATTTTATCACTGACTGATTTCCAGTAACCAAACACTCTTCCATCCAGCTGGAATTAATTATTCCACACAATACATGTACACCGACTGGTTTGTTgaagtttgatttttttttttctcagtggcAGAACTTAATTATCAAGTCCCAGCAGTAAGCTTGAAGACACAACCTCCTCCTGTCAACAACCACATCATCCCAGATGAACTGCTGGTTAGCCTTACCTCCACTGTCTGCAGCAGGAGCACACTGGGGCACACTGCACACCATCGGCACTGCAAGGTACATTCAACCTCCGTTTATATCTTCTCAACAGTTCACACTAGTGTTTCTAAGATGACTATGTATACAGGAATGTGGAATCAGACGGCCGGATGCAGTCTGGCATCACCAGCTCGGACGAAATAAATACAAGTTCTTTCTGGAGCAGCCAACATCCCTAACTGGAGCCGGCAGGTCAGCTAGaccaacaatacaacaatacatAAGCAACATTGTTGTTGCAACTATGAAGTTTCcccaaatatttcatttttaactaaaaatgtgcatgttttctttcttctcttcttctttcttttctgttggaATGGTGTCTGCACAGGGATATTTCATTCCTGTGTGATGCTGTGGCAACCCAGAGGAAGACAACACCACTCCCACCACTAACTGAAAGGAGTGGCATTGGAGACACGCAGGTAAGCTGTCCTTGCTAACCTGTTTGGATTGTCTGGCCTTGTAATCATGAATGACAAAAATAAGGTTCAAAGCATATGCAGAAATAAACTCAGAAATCTCtcataaacaaatatattgGTGAAGCTGTATATCCAACTGTGAAGTGCAATTACTACTTTTAGGAATTATGCAAAAGGACTGCCCAAAACATCCTTTTGGGATAGATGTTTACATGTAAAAGATATTtcgcaaataaaaacaaacaatatctaGAAAGAggttataaatgtaatttcatcTAAATTTCCTGCTTTAAAAGGCCTTGGGCCATGGAGCTAAGATGTAATATAACCGAGGAGGAATGAAGTGAAGTCTGGTGAAGAGCTCAGTCCATCTCTAAAAATGTCTCACTTAAACTCACTCGACTTAAAACAATACACAGGTATCCTTGGACTCCCAGTTGGATGTGGAAGGTGGGACTGAGGCCAGACAACACTTGTTGTAAATGTTCACCTGATAAAGGGTCATACCTACATATGATATGGGCATGTGTTACTATTCAAATTTTTTGGGTTGAAGTCTTCAGGAAAAAATCTGACGTGTCAAAAATCTGTATCCAACCTGACCCTGTAATCTGTATAATAAGGGTCCTATCAAGATTGCTTAATCAACATCACAATAAGTGGATGTTGGTAGCCTTTGCTGTTGCCAAAGAGCTGATTTTTTGTAAatgacaagagagagaaagcaatgCTTCACACATTAAAGACTGGATAGATGCACTGTTGAAAATAGCTAAATTTGAAAGAGTGATCTTGATGAATTTTGACTCTAGATGAGTGTAATTTAATATGGTCACCTTTCTTAGCAGTCATGTCCTAAAAACAGCAGACGATATAGTTAACAAATTAAACTGTAGTTTACATTAATGCGCATCACAACTTACTACAGCATAGTAACAAGCGTAAAATAAGTAAAGACTAAACcattgttaaatgtgttttgtcttgttctctttgttatgtaattgtgattttaattatttttgtatgtgtatgcatgtgtgtatatccATATGCAGATATGTGTACACGTCTGTGTATGTACAGAATGTGTATGTATAGAAATAatctaacaaaaataaaatgtatggaAAAATAAGAAGGGCCTGAGAAAATGCCTTAATTTCCATTTTCAATTTATCATAATTTACCAGATAGTTTTTTTCTTAGCAGAATATGGGTTAACACAAAATCAAAAGCAGTAACtacaacatgacaaaatcaaCCAGATGTGAAAAATAAACCTATTATCCCAACTCAAGAACCATAAAACTTTGTTTAATCTCGCAAAATCACAGAAggcaaaaaagtagaaaaatattAAAGGGATACTATGCGGATTCAAACTAAAGTATGTTCATACTTTTAGATCAGTATTCCAGTAACttgaaatgttgtttaaaaGTTTGGAGATAAATTCAAATAGATTTCTCATATTCAGTAGTAGAAGGTTTTACGGTTGCCTTACAAATACTGTGACTTACTTAAGTAGTACTGACTTCAAACTCACATGTATTGCCATTCATCTATACACATCTTTCAGAACTTGAGTGTCTCAGAAAGTCTGATCCCAGAGGAATATCACATTGTGAAAAACAAAGGGCTGCGGAGCCTTGAGTTCTTTGAGGAGTGAGTCTGCTTCGTTTTGGTCAAATACTTCATGCTAACTGTGCACCCTCATTTTCTCTTTGAATTAAACATTTCATTCAACTTCCATGTTGCTTCTCTTCGTCAGTGCATTCACAGTGCAGCTACAGGATGATGAGCAGAAGCTAAGGGTCTTTCCATCGctgtgagttaaaaaaacatgattttgtcTAATTTACAGATAAACCTTGGTCAAGTAGCCTTCACTGGGAgattttgttgtgtgtattaGTAATGGAACAGCTTAATAGTAGGAAATACTGTGTACTGTTAGGTCAGGGAAAGTGCTGGTAAGAtaagagatgtgtgtttgttctgaGTGACCAGGAGGCCCAGTGGCAGACTGGAAGTGGTCCAGTTGATGAGGATGATGGACGACATGCTGGAGAAGGCCGGAGTGGATCAGCAGAGTGAGGAGCTGACGGAACTCTCCCAGGTAGACACAGGCTGATGTGGCCTCTATGGTTGACGCTAGTGCTGTGCTGCATTTATGTACAGAGAACAATACATACTGGTGCAATATCAAGATTTTGGCCTGCTTTTAGCCAGATATGGATATTTATGTGCATTGCTTCCTGCCtcatcaaaaacacaatgtttcgAGTGTACTGTTAGAATGTGTTACTTTCAACTGGTAAccacaacatactgtaattagatgatgtaaaatgtttatatgAAAATCAAAAGTGCTTGGAGATTCTTCTTATAGCCATTTAAACCTATTAGAAGAAACAGTGCAAGGAAATGTCTTACAGATGGAGGGTCTGTTGGAGCTGGTGCAGGTTGAGCAGAACATCTACAACATTGTTTTCCATGAACTGATCAGGCAGGTCAGCGTGGGCTGTGCTGAGAGAGGACAGCTGCTTGCCAAACTCAGGTTCGCAGCTAATACATTTGGACAGCACTACTTGTTGAGGGAGGATCATGAGGCTTAAAACCAGATAATGGAAATAAAGATGTATataagaactcataaataaagCACGATTCTGCAACTAGATTACCTTTTTGTTACATCAAATTatttctgaaatgtattttgacaGATAGTTTGGAAGAAATTCGACATTTTCAGAAAATCATTTGCAGTAATAATACAAAGAAGCCTATTTCCATCAgctcttgtgtgtgtatgtgtctagACAGCGCTACCAGTCCCTGCTCGAGCGAATCCCCAGCCGTCTGAAAGCTCTACACACTGAAACAGTGGCGCAGCGGGCTCTGGACCGCCGGCTAACTGAGGAGATCCACCACATCAAGACAGCCATCCAGCAGCTCAACATGTACGTAGGTCAGGTGCCAGGCTGCTGGGTCATGATGAATACAGTTATCATGCGCTGTTAAGCAATGTACATAGAGTGATtctatctaaaaagaaaataaatataataaatacaagaaatgaaaataatagcACCCATTACTCATTGTGTGAATAtgagaaatgtttttctgtgtgtatgtgtgtttaagggTGTCCATCCTTTTCACAGGGAACTGTCCAGAATCCGAGACCATGATGCCTTTGTTTCCCAGCAGGCGGAGTGCGCCCACCTGCAGCTGGCTGGGGAGCTTGAGCAGACTCACAACAACTCAGAGTCAGTAGGACTGAACTGAACTATTGTTCATTCAGTCaaggttacatttttattaagttGATTATTTCAATTCCAAAATTCACCAGCGTGAACATTATGAAGCTTATTTATCTGGTCGATATGAGTGATTTATTTcaagcaaaatgtatttatgccTTAatcaaaaaactacaaaaacactgtAGAAGCAATTACTTATACATGCACTAGCTACTGCTATCAATGTAACCCTGTTGTAATGTACACAGTAGTGGTTATTTAGTCcttaattattactttttttttaaagttataaaaGAGACTCAATTACTATATATACTAGGGagtaaaaaaactgattaagGTGTTCCCCTTTCAAATAGTCCATGTGCTCTTCTCAGTGTGGTCCAGGGTTACCACGAGCTGTATGAGCTGCAGAGGGGTCGCCTTGAGGCTCAGCTGCTCCAGATGACTGAGGAGAGAGACTGCTGGAGCAAGCTCACCTTCTGCCTCGCCCTCAAGGTGTGCGAGCCATGATGGAGTTTCTTTCTGTCAATTGGACTCACCTAGTCTGTTAGTTTCATGTGACGGTGCTGGTGTGCTGTTAGGCAGAATAAATAATAGAATAACTGACTTTGGCTTTTGGATTCGGAAGGAATGCCAAAGTTATCAACATGGATTGTTGGAATGTCTGGAtcgtagtcttgcattgccagaccttcacTCACAGCGCtatggaggagggtctggtttgTCCACACCGCATTCCTGGAGGGGAAAGAAAAGTGCTGTGGTTTATCGGcgtttcttcaaaccaatcactaTCGTCTTGAGCGGCTTTAAGCGCTGTAAACAATGATGGTGCCTCTGCGAAATAGCCACTataaggaacttgttttgttggaacgtgtatgttcaaaggttgttgtagttgtgcaacagaaaactcagattggacagacagtctaagtagctgtctggatttaccatgcagagatctgaggaacagttctCATAACCAAGGTTAGAATGCCAACTCAAAGAAAGCGGGAGATCCAGTTGAATTTCCGACAGCACCcaaacaatcccggaaatggaaTGTCGTCTATATAGACTTTATGGATAGATATGGCTGACTTTGTTGCCAACTATGATTTATTGGTTATAATGATCAGATTTTCTGTGATTCTCAGGTGATCAGTGTGAAGAAGCTGCAGCTGATCAGTCGACTGCATGTGATCGAGCAGAGCTGGTTCAAGACAGCTGAGCACTGCAGCCTTTACCTCACTCTGAAGGTAACAATTAAGTTCCTATTTCTGAAACACTGTTTGTATTGTTCATGGCAAAAACACCAAACGTCCCAGATGATTCTTTGGAAATATCCCTGGTGGTTCAATTACACTCTGACTATGACAGTGACCATCCCGCTGTAGGACACAGAGGACCTGAATATCATCGTGGAGCTTAGTGACTACTGGAAAGAGCAGCTGGCTGCTTTCATGTCCCAGCTGAAGAAGACAGAGCATGCTCAGTGTGAACAGATCAGTGCAATCCAGCAAGGCATCGCCAAGTGGCTCACCTTCTGCACCACACAGAACAAGTAAGGACAAGCAATGAGAAAGTGGCATCAGTTAtagaaaaaaggattttctggaaaactgtcaaaaaaaattattgagACTTTACACCCAGTAAAATGTCAATAATCAGCAAAGTCATTGAGAGCAATTTATGGAAAAGGAGATTGAtcagtttgtgtattttgcCAAATGCTCTTACTCTCTTTCAAGGTCTCCTAACCCAAAATATGAGAAAGCTTCATTGGAAAAGATTCATGCTGATTTGAAGCAGTGGTCAAATGTAAGACAGTAAATTTACTTCCTCTATctatgttttttctctttttggtcaTTGATGCTGTATGTCTGATGTATTGAACACTTGATGTTTACACAGTCTTTCAACCAGGACAAACTagtatgttgtttttaagcATGTCTAAGGTTTCTGTCTCATGAGGTAGTGGCCATTTTGGCATCCTTCTTTTAGATTATATTCCAAATATCTAGTGGATATGTTAAAATCAGTTTGAAACGGTATGTCTAGTCAACTGCAAATTTTCCTTTGTTGTCCTTAAGTCCTcgtctgtctttctttactcTGCAGACATTGGCCCTCCTGTGTGACCGCTACCAAGGTGAGAAGATGCTTTTCTGCCAGCAGACACTGAACGAGCTTGGCCGTGTCCAGGAAAGATGGCTGAATATGAGCCTTCAGCTGTTCAGAAGACACCCTTATTATGGTGAACCCCGTGAAGGCCAACAGTCCCTAAGAGAACTGGACAGGGTCCTATCTGATCTCCTCAAACAGCTGGACACCCAAATCACTGGAGAGAATGGTGAGAGCTGATAAGAGACAACattttgaatcattttaaataagcTAGAAACTGTGTTTATGAGGCCTAAAGACAAGTTAAGTATACACTTTGCTTGACTGTTGTCCAAATGGATATCTGTAAACGAACAGAACTGCTGAAAGCTGCAAAATCAGGACCTTGGTGAGTGTCACGGTGTTTGCtcctgacgcacacacacacacacacacacacacacacacacacacagacacaccagcATTTTGGCACCACAAAGCTATCCAGACCTATACAAGTATATGTATAAGTATACTGTGTTCTCGGTTTTTTGGACACACAAGGCAATTTTTTCCCCATTGCCAGGAATGATATTGCTGTGATTTCAATATGGTGATGTGTCCAGACCCTAACCTAAGGCGGTATCTAAACCATCCACcccaacaatttttttatttaccatttCTCTGTAATCTACTGCATTATTtttagtgttttctgttttatagtaacattttgtattttctgtaattctacttttctttgtgttttgtgttgtaaacatgcaatgggaaaaaaataaacaatgtgttttttctgaatGCTTTCTATTTTTGCATTCATTGAAATGTAAGTAGCTGTTTTGTACTAGAACAATCTTTCACAAAAGCCTTGATGAGAAAATAGGTGCACAAAGTACTAAAGACAGCGGTATTTTGTATGATGTACATCAGcgtgttgttgctgctttgaAGATTAATTTAAgtggtgcgtgtgtgtcttattttgttgcaaaaatgccattttgaaaaagtattgtTACGTTTTGATTGCAGTTTAATTTTGACATAGAAGTGAGACATTTCACCCCAAGTGTTTGTATGAAGAGTTTTGACACAAGGAGCCACATTCTACAAGTGTTAAGGCAATTGGCAAAAGCTGTAATTGGTCTCATTATAATCCTTAAGATATGGACTTAAGTGTTGAAACTGATTTGATTGATGTTGTTTCAGGGATTCACGGAGAGATCATGTCACTGCTTGGGTTAATGGAGTCCCGAGTTTCAAAGCTTGGTGCAGTGATTGGACGGCAAGAGATGATGTCCATCCCTGACTGGCTGAAGCTGGAGACGGCCCTGCGCCTGTGGCAAAGTCTGGCTGAAAGAGCCTTTCAGAACATGTCTAGCTCGCAGACAGAGAacgaaaaggacaaaaacaagctTGACATATAGTAAGTTGGGCTAAACTATTGGATTTAATGAAAAGGCAGAGGCCTAATTTGTCAGCATTCTGTAGATAAGTTTGTAAATATACTCCTAAGATGAAACCTTTTTA
This sequence is a window from Etheostoma cragini isolate CJK2018 chromosome 9, CSU_Ecrag_1.0, whole genome shotgun sequence. Protein-coding genes within it:
- the axdnd1 gene encoding axonemal dynein light chain domain-containing protein 1 isoform X1 codes for the protein MMSTSMRASSAPSSSRPEKVLDTRVAELNYQVPAVSLKTQPPPVNNHIIPDELLVSLTSTVCSRSTLGHTAHHRHCKECGIRRPDAVWHHQLGRNKYKFFLEQPTSLTGAGRDISFLCDAVATQRKTTPLPPLTERSGIGDTQNLSVSESLIPEEYHIVKNKGLRSLEFFEDAFTVQLQDDEQKLRVFPSLRPSGRLEVVQLMRMMDDMLEKAGVDQQSEELTELSQMEGLLELVQVEQNIYNIVFHELIRQVSVGCAERGQLLAKLRQRYQSLLERIPSRLKALHTETVAQRALDRRLTEEIHHIKTAIQQLNMELSRIRDHDAFVSQQAECAHLQLAGELEQTHNNSDVVQGYHELYELQRGRLEAQLLQMTEERDCWSKLTFCLALKVISVKKLQLISRLHVIEQSWFKTAEHCSLYLTLKDTEDLNIIVELSDYWKEQLAAFMSQLKKTEHAQCEQISAIQQGIAKWLTFCTTQNKSPNPKYEKASLEKIHADLKQWSNTLALLCDRYQGEKMLFCQQTLNELGRVQERWLNMSLQLFRRHPYYGEPREGQQSLRELDRVLSDLLKQLDTQITGENGIHGEIMSLLGLMESRVSKLGAVIGRQEMMSIPDWLKLETALRLWQSLAERAFQNMSSSQTENEKDKNKLDIYTDTEKVLDNVQQFINNLSNFTDGEKQRLSEEVSSIHVAQTRWMLDLLLLMVPDHSEDHDQEQEHQDITNISLQTLEEDAKMLAEKQIFFSIYISSSCKLILEEHILQNADDVEAENEMNECKKLQRECMDWKETCIILCSGLRGGPVELPVRQADPASRSDIPVSPADSTQGELTVCESPVVKLISYDGNITERKLGESSVHLNALELVVSPTTEVAQKAFSELTTVGLLQQELQDSELRVQSTEQRALKAEEALQSALEKIQDLERQLQGHSSLEPKRSKADREKKKTPPPSPPPVTPPTPPKKTAAEAKQTSIPKKNKKR
- the axdnd1 gene encoding axonemal dynein light chain domain-containing protein 1 isoform X2, producing the protein MMSTSMRASSAPSSSRPEKVLDTRVAELNYQVPAVSLKTQPPPVNNHIIPDELLVSLTSTVCSRSTLGHTAHHRHCKECGIRRPDAVWHHQLGRNKYKFFLEQPTSLTGAGRDISFLCDAVATQRKTTPLPPLTERSGIGDTQNLSVSESLIPEEYHIVKNKGLRSLEFFEDAFTVQLQDDEQKLRVFPSLRPSGRLEVVQLMRMMDDMLEKAGVDQQSEELTELSQMEGLLELVQVEQNIYNIVFHELIRQVSVGCAERGQLLAKLRQRYQSLLERIPSRLKALHTETVAQRALDRRLTEEIHHIKTAIQQLNMELSRIRDHDAFVSQQAECAHLQLAGELEQTHNNSDVVQGYHELYELQRGRLEAQLLQMTEERDCWSKLTFCLALKVISVKKLQLISRLHVIEQSWFKTAEHCSLYLTLKDTEDLNIIVELSDYWKEQLAAFMSQLKKTEHAQCEQISAIQQGIAKWLTFCTTQNKSPNPKYEKASLEKIHADLKQWSNTLALLCDRYQGEKMLFCQQTLNELGRVQERWLNMSLQLFRRHPYYGEPREGQQSLRELDRVLSDLLKQLDTQITGENGIHGEIMSLLGLMESRVSKLGAVIGRQEMMSIPDWLKLETALRLWQSLAERAFQNMSSSQTENEKDKNKLDIYTDTEKVLDNVQQFINNLSNFTDGEKQRLSEEVSSIHVAQTRWMLDLLLLMVPDHSEDHDQEQEHQDITNISLQTLEEDAKMLAEKQIFFSIYISSSCKLILEEHILQNADDVEAENEMNECKKLQRECMDWKETCIILCSGLRGGPVELPVRQADPASRSDIPVSPADSTGELTVCESPVVKLISYDGNITERKLGESSVHLNALELVVSPTTEVAQKAFSELTTVGLLQQELQDSELRVQSTEQRALKAEEALQSALEKIQDLERQLQGHSSLEPKRSKADREKKKTPPPSPPPVTPPTPPKKTAAEAKQTSIPKKNKKR
- the axdnd1 gene encoding axonemal dynein light chain domain-containing protein 1 isoform X3; its protein translation is MAELNYQVPAVSLKTQPPPVNNHIIPDELLVSLTSTVCSRSTLGHTAHHRHCKECGIRRPDAVWHHQLGRNKYKFFLEQPTSLTGAGRDISFLCDAVATQRKTTPLPPLTERSGIGDTQNLSVSESLIPEEYHIVKNKGLRSLEFFEDAFTVQLQDDEQKLRVFPSLRPSGRLEVVQLMRMMDDMLEKAGVDQQSEELTELSQMEGLLELVQVEQNIYNIVFHELIRQVSVGCAERGQLLAKLRQRYQSLLERIPSRLKALHTETVAQRALDRRLTEEIHHIKTAIQQLNMELSRIRDHDAFVSQQAECAHLQLAGELEQTHNNSDVVQGYHELYELQRGRLEAQLLQMTEERDCWSKLTFCLALKVISVKKLQLISRLHVIEQSWFKTAEHCSLYLTLKDTEDLNIIVELSDYWKEQLAAFMSQLKKTEHAQCEQISAIQQGIAKWLTFCTTQNKSPNPKYEKASLEKIHADLKQWSNTLALLCDRYQGEKMLFCQQTLNELGRVQERWLNMSLQLFRRHPYYGEPREGQQSLRELDRVLSDLLKQLDTQITGENGIHGEIMSLLGLMESRVSKLGAVIGRQEMMSIPDWLKLETALRLWQSLAERAFQNMSSSQTENEKDKNKLDIYTDTEKVLDNVQQFINNLSNFTDGEKQRLSEEVSSIHVAQTRWMLDLLLLMVPDHSEDHDQEQEHQDITNISLQTLEEDAKMLAEKQIFFSIYISSSCKLILEEHILQNADDVEAENEMNECKKLQRECMDWKETCIILCSGLRGGPVELPVRQADPASRSDIPVSPADSTQGELTVCESPVVKLISYDGNITERKLGESSVHLNALELVVSPTTEVAQKAFSELTTVGLLQQELQDSELRVQSTEQRALKAEEALQSALEKIQDLERQLQGHSSLEPKRSKADREKKKTPPPSPPPVTPPTPPKKTAAEAKQTSIPKKNKKR